The following coding sequences are from one Salvia hispanica cultivar TCC Black 2014 chromosome 3, UniMelb_Shisp_WGS_1.0, whole genome shotgun sequence window:
- the LOC125209237 gene encoding leucine-rich repeat extensin-like protein 7 has protein sequence MEIKTLGCSLILLFFALLTTPSFSLSFGAGGGVGGGVGVGAGVGGGVGFGFGAGAGAGGQFGQVSEANDEDSDPTMGVAANDYQGLDADQEGSDAGKTSATPEPNNKQEGDEKSDTGEEQTPTSESNDQPEAKAGDEGSKSGTGATSTNIVKVPAYTCEPVKVGSIPKLASPRLEGPYKALQALKSAIFSDPNGWTKNWEGPDVCSYKGVFCAKALDDASVQVVAGVDLNHADIAGHLPPEIEYFTDISLFHLNSNRFCGIIPRGIKNLKLLYELDLSNNRFCGAFPEVVLELPQLKYLDLRYNEFEGELPAGLFDKALDAIFLNNNRFHSTIPENLGNSTASVIVMANNRLYGCIPTSIGKMTEKLDEFVVSHNELSGCLPEAITMLKTTKVFDISYNKFMGDLPQGVEHMQSIEVLSIGNNKFRSKISKTVCTLPKLKNFTCSYNFFDAQDPECVSVASVDSKTNCLPREPNQRPEKECRIALSKKVDCKAGCGSSTLGNPPIAPAPKQTPTPMLVPSTPTQKSTPSPLSEPTPSTPEKIPTKSALSPEPMSTPSTPTQKLTPSPEPELDPEFEPDYETERTSPNTGDTILHPLTNTHVGAINPNT, from the exons ATGGAAATCAAAACCTTGGGTTGCTCTCTTATCCTCCTCTTCTTCGCCCTCCTCACAACcccttctttctctctatcaTTTGGAGCTGGAGGTGGAGTTGGAGGTGGAGTTGGAGTTGGAGCTGGAGTTGGAGGTGGAGTCGGATTTGGTTTTGGTGCTGGTGCTGGTGCTGGTGGTCAATTTGGCCAAGTATCCGAAGCAAACGATGAGGATAGTGACCCGACCATGGGTGTCGCAGCCAACGATTATCAAGGACTAGACGCCGATCAAGAAGGATCAGACGCTGGGAAAACATCGGCTACACCCGAACccaacaacaaacaagaaGGCGATGAAAAATCAGACACCGGGGAAGAGCAAACCCCGACATCCGAATCCAATGATCAACCAGAAGCAAAGGCCGGGGATGAAGGATCAAAATCAGGCACTGGGGCAACATCGACTAATATAGTGAAAGTGCCGGCCTACACTTGTGAACCTGTCAAGGTCGGTTCAATCCCAAAGCTCGCTAGTCCGAGGCTAGAAGGGCCCTACAAAGCCCTACAAGCATTGAAGAGTGCCATTTTTTCTGATCCAAATGGGTGGACAAAGAATTGGGAGGGCCCGGATGTGTGCAGCTACAAAGGCGTCTTTTGTGCCAAGGCACTAGACGACGCTAGCGTCCAAGTGGTGGCTGGTGTCGATCTCAACCACGCCGATATCGCAGGCCACCTCCCCCCGGAGATCGAGTACTTTACTGACATTAGTCTCTTCCATCTCAACTCCAACAGGTTCTGCGGGATTATCCCGCGTGGGATCAAGAACCTCAAGCTTCTCTACGAGTTGGATTTAAGCAACAACCGCTTTTGTGGAGCGTTCCCCGAGGTGGTGCTAGAGCTGCCTCAACTTAAATACCTCGACCTTCGATATAATGAGTTCGAAGGGGAGCTACCGGCGGGGCTCTTCGACAAGGCCCTCGATGCGATTTTCTTGAACAACAACAGGTTCCACTCAACCATCCCAGAGAATTTGGGGAACTCCACAGCCTCTGTTATTGTGATGGCCAACAACCGCCTCTATGGGTGCATCCCGACAAGCATAGGCAAGATGACAGAAAAATTGGATGAGTTTGTGGTTTCGCACAACGAGCTGTCGGGGTGCCTACCAGAGGCGATCACGATGTTGAAGACAACCAAGGTATTTGACATCTCATACAACAAGTTTATGGGCGACCTACCACAGGGGGTGGAGCATATGCAGAGTATAGAGGTGCTCAGCATTGGGAACAATAAGTTCAGGAGCAAGATATCAAAAACTGTTTGCACGTTGCCAAAACTCAAGAACTTCACCTGCTCTTACAACTTCTTCGACGCCCAAGATCCTGAGTGTGTGTCTGTGGCTTCCGTTGACAGCAAGACAAATTGCTTGCCACGGGAGCCCAATCAGAGGCCGGAGAAAGAGTGTCGCATAGCATTGAGCAAGAAGGTCGACTGCAAAGCTGGTTGTGGTTCCTCAACTTTGGGAAATCCGCCAATAGCTCCAGCTCCTAAACAAACACCCACACCCATGTTGGTGCCATCAACCCCAACACAAAAATCCACACCTTCGCCATTGTCTGAGCCAACACCTTCCACACCAGAGAAGATTCCTACCAAGAGTGCCCTTTCACCTGAACCCATGTCGACGCCATCAACCCCGACACAAAAACTCACACCTTCGCCAGAGCCAGAGCTTGATCCAGAGTTTGAGCCAGATTACGAGACTGAGCGAACATCTCCAAATACAG GAGACACCATCCTCCACCCCCTCACCAACACCCATGTCGGTGCCATCAACCCCAACACGTGA